A single window of Nicoliella spurrieriana DNA harbors:
- a CDS encoding ketopantoate reductase family protein codes for MKYGFIGAGAMGYRYGVMMQENAGIDVDFIDTWEPNVEKVREQGGVKVARDHKNQHIVPINIYYPEEYTGHPDVWIIFKKQMQLADELERDKAAGIFHPDQYAFSAMNGMGHFEKIEKYFDPDKIICGTAMIATRMDGPADVDFMGAENGEVMHMAPYNNKPADEVTKQVFADFKQAKLGPVMAKEWKGMCMSKVVYNAVVNTLCTMFELQMGQFIEYPKVPEMATQLFNESFDACERAGIEMIETRQEQIDSVTTTSHQFKYHYPSMYQDFSKGRPTEVDYINGYIAKIGREHDYVCRTHEFIVNEVHMVELMRKYKHNN; via the coding sequence ATGAAATATGGATTTATCGGTGCAGGTGCAATGGGTTATCGTTACGGAGTTATGATGCAGGAAAATGCTGGAATCGATGTTGATTTTATCGATACCTGGGAACCCAACGTTGAAAAAGTCCGTGAACAAGGCGGGGTCAAAGTCGCACGGGATCATAAAAACCAACACATTGTACCAATTAATATTTACTACCCTGAAGAATACACTGGGCATCCAGATGTTTGGATTATCTTCAAAAAGCAGATGCAGTTAGCAGATGAATTAGAGCGGGATAAAGCAGCAGGGATTTTTCATCCTGATCAATATGCCTTTTCTGCAATGAATGGAATGGGGCACTTTGAAAAGATCGAAAAATACTTTGATCCAGATAAAATCATTTGTGGGACCGCAATGATTGCGACCCGGATGGATGGCCCCGCTGACGTTGACTTCATGGGAGCTGAAAATGGTGAAGTCATGCATATGGCCCCATACAATAATAAGCCCGCCGATGAAGTGACTAAGCAAGTCTTTGCAGATTTTAAGCAGGCTAAGTTAGGCCCAGTAATGGCAAAGGAATGGAAGGGCATGTGCATGTCCAAGGTCGTTTACAACGCCGTGGTGAACACCCTTTGTACCATGTTTGAATTACAAATGGGTCAATTCATCGAATATCCCAAGGTCCCTGAAATGGCGACCCAATTATTTAACGAATCCTTCGATGCCTGTGAACGGGCTGGAATCGAAATGATCGAGACTCGCCAGGAACAAATTGATTCCGTTACCACCACGAGCCATCAATTTAAGTATCACTACCCTTCAATGTATCAAGACTTCTCGAAGGGCCGGCCAACTGAAGTGGACTACATTAACGGCTACATTGCTAAAATCGGTCGTGAACACGACTACGTTTGTCGGACCCACGAGTTTATAGTAAACGAAGTCCACATGGTTGAATTAATGCGGAAGTACAAACATAATAATTAA
- a CDS encoding XRE family transcriptional regulator, giving the protein MKNIFSHQLITLRRQKKLSQSSLANKLYVARQSISKWENGDSDPSIENLINLAEIFNVDLDYLVFGTNNADNLVLKLSQIQKSFYQPVLKGVDLEIYSRDRIALLGSNGSGKSTLFKIIIGLMKADSGRIENHINNLDSLNVMPQDNVLIDSFKLNEQVQLTAAINKITSKTFIQDMIKKFSLTPYINTNVSKLSGGQKRRLSLLLSLLRPSKLLLLDEPTVGMDLETIDFFWNYLDHVSGSVVTVTHDFNQIDKFFSRVVLLKNGIIDQNVSVDTIHSHNQTIEQWYRHFND; this is encoded by the coding sequence ATGAAAAATATTTTTAGCCATCAGTTAATTACACTGAGAAGACAAAAGAAATTATCACAAAGTTCACTAGCAAATAAATTATATGTAGCAAGACAATCCATTTCAAAATGGGAAAACGGTGATTCAGACCCTAGTATTGAAAATTTAATTAACTTAGCAGAAATCTTCAATGTGGATTTAGACTATTTGGTATTTGGTACAAATAATGCCGATAATTTAGTTCTTAAATTGAGTCAAATCCAAAAATCATTCTATCAACCGGTTTTAAAAGGTGTTGATTTAGAAATATATAGTCGCGACCGGATTGCACTATTAGGAAGTAACGGTTCCGGTAAATCAACATTGTTTAAAATTATCATTGGTTTAATGAAAGCAGATAGCGGCAGGATCGAAAATCATATTAATAATTTGGATTCATTGAACGTTATGCCTCAAGATAACGTTTTGATCGATAGTTTCAAATTAAACGAGCAGGTACAATTGACCGCAGCCATCAATAAAATCACATCGAAAACGTTTATTCAAGATATGATTAAGAAATTTAGTTTGACACCATATATCAACACCAATGTTAGTAAATTATCTGGTGGCCAAAAACGACGGTTATCCTTATTGTTGAGTCTACTTAGACCGTCTAAATTATTATTGTTGGATGAACCCACGGTGGGGATGGATTTAGAAACAATTGATTTCTTTTGGAACTATTTAGACCATGTCAGCGGAAGCGTCGTTACCGTGACCCATGATTTTAACCAAATTGATAAATTCTTTTCACGTGTCGTTCTATTAAAGAATGGCATAATTGATCAAAACGTATCGGTTGACACTATCCATAGCCATAATCAAACGATTGAACAGTGGTATCGCCACTTCAATGATTAG
- the metE gene encoding 5-methyltetrahydropteroyltriglutamate--homocysteine S-methyltransferase codes for MTKTIIGFPRIGEHRELKFATEHYWKHQIDQSELLANAHDIKVAHWQAQKDAGIDLIPVGDFSFFDNLLDTAVALNVVSKRYRDLNVSELDEYFAQARGYQADGETVRALPMKKWFNTNYHYIVPEFTNETDVKLIGHKLFDEIKEAQNAGVDPKAVIVGPYTLLKLSRFLDGTKPAKFVQPLIAAYQELLAKLNQAGVEYLQIDEPALSFDVDGNEKAIFDQLYDAILANDHGVKVILQSYFGDIRDVYEDVTNKPFYGIGLDFLEGAHNLELINEKGFPADKHLFAGVVNGKNIWRNEYDHTLNLLAKIKTDAPIVLSTSCSLLHVPYSAANEDGLASDVKQHLAFAIEKLGELVDLDHIVNHDDAGADLLAKNEALFKNVKHPVNSTVHNRINALTDADYTRLPERSEREKVQKDEFKLPTLPTTTIGSFPQTADVRANRRKFRHHEITRDQYDEFNREKIARIIKIQEDLGLDVLVHGEYERNDMVEYFGEKLDGFVFTQNGWVQSYGTRGVKPPIIWGDISRTAPITVDASVYANNLTDKWVKGMLTGPVTIFNWSFPREDIARKETVTQISLALRDEVLDLEKNDIKIIQIDEPALRENLPLRKSDWYKEYLDWAVPAFRLVHSGVQESTQIHTHMCYSEFGDILKAIDNLDADVISFEASRADFTLIDELVDDHFQTEVGPGVYDIHSPRIPSEAEIQDLIQQIISKLPVDKIWINPDCGLKTRSEQESFDSLKNMVEATKVVRGSIYEHS; via the coding sequence ATGACAAAGACAATTATCGGATTTCCAAGAATTGGTGAACATCGTGAATTAAAATTTGCAACTGAACATTACTGGAAGCACCAAATCGATCAATCAGAACTATTAGCAAACGCACATGACATTAAGGTTGCCCATTGGCAAGCTCAAAAGGATGCCGGAATTGATTTAATTCCCGTCGGTGATTTTTCATTCTTTGATAACCTATTGGATACCGCAGTTGCATTAAACGTTGTTTCCAAGCGTTACCGTGACTTGAACGTTTCAGAATTAGATGAATATTTTGCACAAGCCCGGGGGTATCAAGCAGATGGTGAAACCGTGCGTGCACTACCAATGAAGAAGTGGTTCAATACGAACTACCACTACATCGTTCCAGAATTTACTAATGAGACCGACGTTAAGTTGATTGGTCACAAGTTATTTGATGAAATCAAGGAAGCCCAGAATGCTGGAGTTGATCCAAAGGCGGTCATCGTTGGACCATACACGCTGCTAAAACTATCACGCTTCTTAGATGGTACTAAGCCAGCCAAATTTGTACAACCACTCATTGCGGCCTACCAAGAACTACTTGCTAAGTTGAACCAAGCGGGAGTTGAATACCTCCAAATTGACGAACCAGCGTTATCATTCGATGTTGACGGGAATGAAAAAGCAATCTTTGATCAACTATATGATGCCATCTTGGCTAATGATCACGGGGTAAAGGTCATCTTACAAAGTTACTTTGGTGACATTCGGGATGTGTATGAAGACGTTACTAACAAGCCATTTTATGGAATTGGATTAGACTTCTTGGAAGGTGCACACAACCTTGAGTTAATCAACGAAAAGGGCTTCCCAGCAGATAAGCACCTCTTTGCCGGCGTCGTTAATGGTAAAAATATCTGGCGGAATGAATATGACCATACGCTAAACTTATTAGCAAAAATTAAGACGGATGCACCAATCGTGCTGAGCACTTCCTGTTCACTCCTCCATGTGCCATATTCAGCAGCCAATGAAGATGGATTGGCTAGTGACGTTAAGCAACACTTAGCATTTGCAATTGAAAAATTAGGTGAGTTAGTTGATCTAGACCACATCGTCAATCATGATGATGCAGGAGCCGACTTATTAGCAAAGAACGAAGCGCTATTTAAGAACGTTAAGCATCCCGTTAACTCAACTGTTCATAATCGCATCAATGCATTGACCGATGCTGATTACACCCGCTTACCAGAACGCAGCGAACGTGAAAAGGTCCAAAAAGATGAATTTAAGTTACCAACATTACCAACCACTACGATTGGATCATTCCCACAAACCGCTGATGTTCGTGCTAACCGGCGGAAGTTTAGACACCATGAAATTACCCGCGACCAATATGATGAGTTTAACCGTGAAAAGATTGCGCGCATCATTAAGATTCAAGAAGATTTGGGCTTGGACGTATTGGTGCATGGTGAATACGAACGCAACGACATGGTCGAATACTTCGGTGAAAAGTTAGATGGATTTGTCTTCACCCAAAATGGTTGGGTTCAATCATACGGAACCCGGGGCGTGAAGCCACCAATTATCTGGGGGGACATTAGTAGAACCGCACCCATCACCGTTGATGCATCGGTTTACGCTAACAACCTAACTGATAAGTGGGTCAAGGGAATGCTGACCGGTCCGGTGACCATCTTCAACTGGTCCTTCCCACGTGAAGATATTGCTAGAAAGGAAACCGTTACGCAGATTTCATTGGCACTCCGCGATGAAGTACTTGATTTGGAAAAGAATGACATTAAGATCATTCAAATTGATGAACCAGCACTCCGCGAAAACCTACCACTGCGGAAGTCTGATTGGTACAAGGAATACCTGGATTGGGCAGTGCCAGCATTTAGATTGGTCCACAGTGGTGTCCAAGAATCGACCCAAATTCATACGCACATGTGTTATAGCGAATTCGGCGACATTCTAAAGGCGATTGATAACTTGGATGCCGATGTCATTTCATTCGAAGCATCACGGGCGGACTTTACCTTAATCGACGAACTAGTTGATGATCACTTCCAGACCGAAGTGGGCCCCGGAGTGTACGATATTCATTCACCACGGATTCCATCAGAAGCCGAAATTCAAGATTTAATCCAACAAATTATTAGTAAATTACCAGTTGATAAGATCTGGATCAACCCAGATTGTGGGCTTAAGACTCGTTCTGAACAAGAATCGTTCGATAGCCTAAAGAACATGGTTGAAGCCACGAAAGTAGTAAGGGGGAGCATTTATGAACATAGCTGA
- a CDS encoding type II toxin-antitoxin system YafQ family toxin: MKIKQTQQFERSLKKLSKKHYPIELISTVLSAIINLDKVILLKSKDHSLSNNWQ, from the coding sequence ATGAAAATTAAGCAAACTCAACAATTTGAACGGAGTTTAAAGAAACTATCTAAAAAACACTATCCAATCGAATTAATCTCAACCGTCTTATCAGCAATCATTAACCTTGATAAGGTCATCTTGTTAAAATCTAAGGACCACTCGCTATCAAATAACTGGCAATGA
- a CDS encoding lantibiotic ABC transporter permease → MIKLLQIKPVLRNKNFIFFTILIPSFWLISLDMMLFHTGTHDYFGSKISYKYIIFATCCLTGIAGNSLVTFSKRINTSREYYLLQFKISHYSVWNWLTDSLLTQLILNLMISIILFIVGIFLHVTTFNWTILMLMLLINIVGIYLSLIGFALGILVDGKTLDASGFPIMILMAFLLIPFNHFTTGSFVDWITLAQKVFPGYYTYNILSHLSDTIAVNNGDVMAFFVSMVLTALPFLIILALKLPNNRNMMKTGDSDD, encoded by the coding sequence ATGATTAAATTATTACAGATTAAACCGGTCCTCAGAAATAAAAACTTTATCTTTTTCACAATCCTTATCCCGAGCTTTTGGTTAATTTCTCTTGATATGATGCTTTTTCATACTGGGACTCATGATTATTTTGGTTCTAAAATCAGCTATAAATATATTATCTTCGCTACTTGTTGTTTGACGGGGATTGCTGGTAATTCTTTAGTTACCTTTAGTAAAAGAATTAATACATCTAGAGAATACTATTTACTTCAATTTAAAATTTCACATTATTCGGTATGGAATTGGCTAACTGATTCTCTATTAACCCAGTTGATTTTGAACCTGATGATTAGTATCATACTATTTATTGTGGGGATATTCCTCCATGTGACGACATTCAATTGGACAATCTTAATGCTAATGCTATTGATCAATATAGTTGGAATTTACCTAAGTTTGATTGGTTTTGCCCTCGGAATTTTAGTTGATGGTAAAACATTAGATGCTAGTGGTTTTCCAATTATGATTTTGATGGCCTTTTTACTAATTCCATTCAATCATTTTACGACTGGATCATTCGTTGATTGGATAACTTTAGCCCAAAAAGTATTTCCAGGTTATTATACCTATAACATTCTTTCGCACTTATCGGATACCATCGCTGTAAATAATGGTGATGTGATGGCATTCTTTGTGAGCATGGTACTTACAGCATTACCATTTCTGATTATTTTAGCTTTGAAACTACCTAATAATCGAAATATGATGAAAACGGGGGATTCAGATGATTAA
- a CDS encoding type II toxin-antitoxin system RelB/DinJ family antitoxin, producing MPKSSVQKQDRISVRIAPDIKRAATSELEKRGLSLSNYIQFALANIASGESDYLNTPSALAAKEAAEHDQNKQIGDGTIQSFNKYLETIKRNEN from the coding sequence ATGCCTAAAAGTTCAGTTCAAAAACAAGATCGCATCAGTGTACGTATTGCACCAGATATAAAACGTGCTGCTACATCTGAATTAGAAAAGCGCGGTCTTAGCCTTTCAAATTATATCCAATTTGCATTAGCTAATATCGCTAGTGGAGAAAGTGATTATTTAAACACCCCTTCAGCACTAGCTGCTAAGGAAGCTGCAGAACATGACCAAAATAAACAAATCGGTGATGGGACTATTCAATCTTTCAACAAATATCTAGAAACAATCAAACGTAATGAAAATTAA
- the metF gene encoding methylenetetrahydrofolate reductase [NAD(P)H]: MNIADLFKHKTVFSLEVFPPKKYSSVETILPTLTALKNVNPDFISVTLGAGGSAQSDGTVAVVNLIQNHLKIPAVAHVPGLYQDEEQVDQLIQRLQSINVDNILALRGDRIPGLAPRGVFNHASDLITYVHSKYPDVHIASACYPECHQEATSFVDDIEHLKQKIDAGSDHLISQLFFDNRHFYDFQEKLALAGINVPVEAGIMPCTSKKQIERITEISGIPVPDKFKKMMNRYADNKIALRDAGIAYAIDQIVDLVSQGVDGIHLYTMNKPEVAQRIWDATKNIFGATELHDDGRLTIK; encoded by the coding sequence ATGAACATAGCTGATCTTTTTAAACACAAAACAGTGTTTTCACTTGAAGTCTTTCCACCAAAGAAGTATTCATCGGTGGAAACGATTCTACCGACCTTGACGGCCTTAAAGAACGTGAACCCAGATTTTATATCGGTCACGTTAGGTGCCGGGGGCTCTGCACAAAGCGATGGAACGGTGGCGGTAGTTAACTTAATCCAAAATCATCTTAAGATTCCTGCAGTGGCCCACGTGCCCGGTCTGTATCAAGACGAGGAACAAGTAGATCAGTTAATTCAACGCCTCCAATCAATTAATGTAGATAATATCTTAGCCCTTCGTGGAGACCGGATTCCTGGATTAGCGCCACGGGGTGTGTTTAACCACGCCAGTGATTTAATTACCTACGTGCATTCCAAGTATCCAGACGTCCACATCGCCAGTGCATGTTATCCAGAATGCCACCAGGAAGCGACTTCATTTGTTGATGACATTGAACATTTGAAGCAAAAAATTGATGCCGGCAGTGACCACTTGATTTCGCAACTATTTTTTGATAATCGTCACTTCTATGACTTCCAAGAAAAATTAGCTCTGGCTGGGATTAACGTGCCGGTGGAAGCTGGAATTATGCCATGCACGAGTAAAAAGCAAATTGAGCGGATTACCGAAATTTCTGGGATTCCGGTGCCGGATAAATTTAAAAAGATGATGAATCGGTACGCAGACAATAAAATCGCACTTCGTGATGCTGGAATTGCCTACGCCATTGATCAAATTGTGGATTTAGTATCACAGGGGGTCGACGGGATTCATCTCTACACAATGAATAAGCCGGAAGTGGCACAACGCATTTGGGATGCCACCAAAAACATCTTTGGGGCTACCGAACTGCATGATGACGGTCGGCTAACGATAAAATAA
- a CDS encoding (S)-acetoin forming diacetyl reductase — protein sequence MADKKVALVTGAGQGIGKSIAERLSKDGFSVALVGRHLDKVQAVADELNQAGGDAFAVKADVANRDDVFAAVKATKDHFGDFNVIVNNAGVAPSSPIEDVTPEDLEFTFKINVGGVIWGTQAAVQAFKELGHGGKVINGSSQAGQEGNPNLTVYGSTKFAIRGITQTTSKELAERGITVNAYCPGIVKTPMMEDIAKSVAKEAGKPESWGMDQFAKNISMKRLSEPSDVSNLVSFLASSDSNYITGQSILVDGGMVYR from the coding sequence ATGGCAGATAAGAAAGTGGCACTGGTTACTGGTGCAGGACAGGGAATTGGTAAGTCGATTGCTGAACGGTTAAGCAAGGACGGTTTTTCAGTTGCCTTGGTAGGGCGTCATTTGGATAAGGTGCAAGCAGTGGCTGATGAATTGAATCAAGCTGGTGGGGATGCATTTGCCGTTAAAGCTGACGTTGCTAATCGGGATGATGTTTTTGCTGCTGTTAAAGCCACTAAGGATCATTTTGGTGATTTTAACGTAATCGTTAATAATGCAGGGGTAGCACCATCCAGTCCAATCGAAGATGTGACCCCAGAAGACCTTGAATTTACATTTAAGATTAACGTGGGTGGTGTGATTTGGGGAACCCAAGCTGCCGTGCAAGCCTTTAAAGAACTTGGCCATGGTGGTAAGGTGATTAATGGATCATCCCAAGCCGGCCAGGAAGGGAATCCTAACTTAACCGTTTATGGATCGACTAAGTTTGCCATTCGGGGCATCACCCAGACCACTTCTAAGGAATTAGCAGAACGTGGAATCACCGTTAATGCTTATTGCCCAGGAATTGTTAAAACGCCAATGATGGAAGATATTGCCAAAAGTGTGGCTAAGGAAGCTGGCAAGCCTGAATCATGGGGAATGGATCAATTTGCTAAAAACATTTCCATGAAGCGCTTATCAGAACCTAGTGACGTATCGAACCTAGTTTCATTTTTAGCTAGTTCTGATTCAAACTACATTACTGGTCAATCCATTTTGGTTGATGGTGGAATGGTTTATAGATAA
- a CDS encoding oxidoreductase: MTKTWLITGTSTGFGRELAVQLATQGRVNLVASARKPAELDYLDQYDHGQILKTQLDVTNESEIKATVDQAVNKFGSIDVLVNNAGFGYFATFEESDEHQTRAMFDVNFWGLVDMTKAVLPTMRKQRSGIIVNLSSIAGIKGTTALSFYNATKHAVEGVSKGLQLEVAPFGIKLMLVEPSAFRTDWAGRSSLKAVSQINDYQQLSDQRIAGRSDSDHGQSGDPKAAAEIIIDQVENHGNELPFHLPLGNAAIDSGEKELKATLAEYQKNADLARSADRPAK; this comes from the coding sequence ATGACAAAAACTTGGTTAATTACCGGAACCTCGACTGGCTTTGGCCGTGAACTAGCAGTGCAGTTGGCTACACAGGGACGCGTTAACTTGGTAGCGAGCGCAAGGAAACCAGCCGAATTAGATTACCTGGATCAATATGACCATGGACAAATCCTAAAAACGCAATTAGACGTGACCAATGAATCTGAAATTAAAGCGACCGTGGATCAGGCAGTTAATAAATTTGGATCAATTGATGTATTGGTCAATAATGCCGGGTTTGGATATTTTGCAACCTTTGAGGAAAGTGATGAACACCAGACCCGCGCCATGTTCGATGTGAACTTCTGGGGGCTGGTTGATATGACCAAAGCAGTGTTACCAACAATGCGGAAGCAACGGTCTGGCATTATTGTGAATCTATCATCGATTGCTGGAATTAAGGGAACGACCGCACTATCGTTTTACAATGCAACTAAGCATGCCGTAGAAGGGGTTAGCAAGGGATTACAATTAGAAGTAGCTCCATTTGGCATTAAATTGATGTTAGTTGAACCCAGCGCATTTAGAACCGACTGGGCAGGCCGTTCATCATTAAAGGCGGTTAGTCAAATTAATGATTATCAGCAGCTATCTGACCAACGAATTGCTGGGCGGAGTGATAGTGACCACGGTCAATCAGGAGATCCAAAGGCGGCAGCCGAGATCATCATTGACCAGGTGGAAAATCATGGGAACGAACTACCGTTCCACTTGCCACTAGGGAATGCTGCCATTGATTCTGGTGAAAAAGAGTTAAAGGCGACCCTAGCTGAATACCAAAAGAATGCGGATTTAGCCCGGTCTGCTGATCGGCCCGCAAAATAA
- a CDS encoding PTS sugar transporter subunit IIC, translating into MNQQNVQHPIRDFIFKVLNGSAQGILIGVLPSAIVKYLLASLVQDKVTWALQLNSLLVLFGSFIPLLIGMSVACQFKMKPLNIGTIMIATGVASGSIKWATVNPGFVNPISDVKNTVASTIYIANGAGDVINAMIVSALAVIIIQLVDKYLAGFGAVAIIFTPLLVGGLVGLIGLNIAPGVALITNELGVMVETFTTLQPLLMSILIAMAYSFIIITPVSTVGISLAIALSGLGSGAAGVGVVATTVVLLINSMIVNKRGTSVAILLGAMKGMMPSVFKKPIMILAFMVTAAISAVPVALFNVQGTPTSAGFGWIGLVSPIQSMIVNESERKFITHTVGIFPSLITWLVIPIIAGVIVNFIFTKVLKLYQPSDLQQEIK; encoded by the coding sequence TTGAATCAGCAAAACGTTCAACATCCGATTCGGGATTTCATTTTCAAAGTGTTAAACGGTTCCGCACAGGGAATTTTAATTGGGGTGTTACCATCTGCAATTGTAAAGTACCTGCTCGCTTCGTTGGTCCAGGACAAAGTGACCTGGGCATTGCAGCTTAATTCGCTACTGGTATTATTCGGATCGTTCATTCCACTATTAATTGGGATGTCAGTGGCCTGTCAATTTAAAATGAAACCACTTAACATTGGGACGATTATGATTGCGACCGGGGTGGCCTCCGGCTCAATTAAATGGGCGACGGTCAATCCAGGATTTGTGAATCCCATTTCCGACGTTAAAAATACGGTCGCTAGTACCATCTACATTGCCAACGGAGCTGGGGATGTGATTAATGCAATGATCGTTTCAGCACTTGCGGTGATCATTATTCAATTAGTGGATAAATACCTCGCCGGGTTCGGGGCGGTGGCAATTATCTTTACGCCATTGCTAGTGGGTGGTTTAGTCGGCTTGATCGGTTTAAACATCGCACCGGGAGTTGCTCTGATTACCAATGAATTGGGTGTGATGGTCGAAACGTTTACCACCCTGCAACCGCTGTTGATGAGTATTCTCATTGCAATGGCGTATTCCTTCATCATCATTACGCCGGTGTCGACCGTTGGAATTTCACTAGCGATCGCACTATCTGGGTTGGGATCCGGAGCTGCTGGGGTGGGCGTCGTTGCTACCACCGTGGTCTTATTGATTAATTCGATGATCGTGAATAAACGCGGAACTTCCGTTGCCATCTTATTAGGGGCAATGAAGGGGATGATGCCCTCCGTTTTCAAGAAGCCAATCATGATTTTGGCGTTTATGGTAACGGCCGCCATTTCTGCAGTGCCAGTCGCGCTCTTTAATGTTCAGGGAACCCCCACTTCAGCTGGATTTGGATGGATTGGATTAGTTTCGCCAATTCAATCGATGATTGTAAATGAAAGTGAACGTAAATTTATTACCCATACGGTTGGGATATTCCCGTCCTTAATCACCTGGTTAGTGATTCCAATTATTGCCGGGGTAATCGTTAATTTTATCTTTACTAAGGTCTTGAAATTATATCAACCAAGCGATTTACAACAGGAAATTAAATAG